The DNA window ACCAACGATTAACTTGCTTAAACAAATAAATTCAACAAATAAAAAAATTAGAAAAAGAAGATTTAGACAATATAAAAACTTTTTTAAAGAATTAAGAGCAACAGTATTATTTAGTAATAAAACCCTATTATTCTTTGTTATTTTTGCTGCATTATCATTTTCTTCAATGATTCAAATGGCATTTGGTATGAGAGATTTTGTTGATGGAACAATAAGAATTATGATGATGATAATAGGTGTGATATTATCGCTATCAATATTATTAATTTCATTAGAAGTGATTGCTAGTAGTAATATAAAAAATATATCTATTTTAAATATTATGGGCTTTTCAAAAAGTGAATGTTCAAAAATAGTATTATCAGGTTATAGAGTGGTAGCATATATAGGTTTTGCTGTAGGAACAGTTTATCAGTATTTTTTAATAAGAGTATTACTAAAAGTTTTATCTAAAAAATTAGATAGCGAAACAACATATAACTTTGATTTAATTTCAGTAATTGGTAGTTTTATAGTATTTGTATTAATATATGAAATCTTTATTTTATACTATAGTAATAAGATAAAAGGTTTAAATGTTAAAAAAATTATGATGGAATAAAAATAACAACTCCTTGTATATTTATACAGGGAGTTGTTTTAGGAGTAATTATTTAGCTAAACCTTCAGAAATTTTATCTAAGTTCCATTTCATCATGCTGTAGTAGCTATCTCCATTTTGTCCTGGTTCAGCGATTGAATCAGTGAAGATTTTTTCATAAATTGGAATATTAGTATCTTTTGATACAGTTTGCATTGGACGTTCATCAACACTACTTTCTACGA is part of the Gemella haemolysans ATCC 10379 genome and encodes:
- a CDS encoding FtsX-like permease family protein, which encodes MLVQLKDLRKAIAVVIVSFCAIFITTLFSNLYLDLKGLDITGFNIMQKKFYDAQLIVSKFVIIITGTVLSISAAVMLIFYIKQFIDDSKHKIGILKAQGYSNNFIASKFSIFGFLVFLGSLLGYSSSHLFMPKFYESRNTDNILSELTMNFHPKLLLIMVILPSLLFLVISIVYVLFNLNVPTINLLKQINSTNKKIRKRRFRQYKNFFKELRATVLFSNKTLLFFVIFAALSFSSMIQMAFGMRDFVDGTIRIMMMIIGVILSLSILLISLEVIASSNIKNISILNIMGFSKSECSKIVLSGYRVVAYIGFAVGTVYQYFLIRVLLKVLSKKLDSETTYNFDLISVIGSFIVFVLIYEIFILYYSNKIKGLNVKKIMME